One stretch of Plasmodium vivax chromosome 8, whole genome shotgun sequence DNA includes these proteins:
- a CDS encoding RING-box protein HRT1, putative (encoded by transcript PVX_095280A), whose amino-acid sequence MSGPNTLSTLHTVRTVRTLLTQFTQFKPFSTQPPPAEATPKPASMAKNEGTEDNDIFKIHKWSGVAAWSWDISVDNCAICRNHIMDLCIECQAKLNENDGNDKDKKMDKDSCTIAWGVCNHAFHLHCISRWIKARQVCPLDNTPWEFQKAAN is encoded by the coding sequence ATGAGTGGGCCAAACACGCTGAGCACGCTGCATACTGTGCGTACTGTGCGAACGTTGCTCACACAATTTACACAGTTTAAACCCTTCTCTACACAACCCCCCCCCGCCGAAGCAACGCCGAAACCAGCCAGCATGGCCAAGAACGAAGGGACAGAAGACAAtgacattttcaaaattcaCAAATGGTCAGGTGTGGCTGCCTGGTCGTGGGACATCAGCGTGGATAACTGCGCCATCTGCAGGAACCACATAATGGACCTATGCATCGAATGCCAAGCAAAGTTAAACGAAAATGATGGAAACGataaggacaaaaaaatggacaaggACAGCTGCACGATAGCCTGGGGTGTGTGCAATCATGCCTTTCACCTTCACTGCATATCCAGGTGGATTAAGGCCAGACAAGTTTGCCCCCTCGACAACACGCCTTGGGAGTTCCAAAAGGCAGCGAACTGA
- a CDS encoding ubiquitin-conjugating enzyme E2, putative (encoded by transcript PVX_095270A): MSTFARRRIIQDLNKINKDQNKSFEAAPFADNIMCCHAIIRGPEDTIWECGIFHLIINFSEEYPVSPPKVKFLSKLFHPNIYTDGNICLDILQNQWSPIYDITSLLTSIQSLLNDPNTSSPANPEAARIFINNRNLYNRRVLMCVEDSWEIPKFNMNSFS, translated from the exons ATGTCCACGTTCGCCAGACGGAGGATAATTCAAGACTTAAACAAAATCAACAAGGATCAGAACAAAAGCTTCGAGGCCGCCCCATTCGCAGACAACATCATGTGTTGCCATGCAATCATTAGGGGCCCGGAAGATACCATATGGGAATGTGGCATTTTCCACTTAATCATTAACTTTTCAGAAGAGTACCCCGTAAGTCCCCCCAAAGTGAAGTTCCTGTCAAAATTGTTTCACCCAAATATATACACCGATGGAAATATTTGCCTGgacattttgcaaaaccaGTGGAGCCCCATTTATGATATAACTTCGCTGCTGACGTCTATTCAGTCTTTGCTGAATGACCCGAACACGTCTTCCCCCGCGAATCCGGAGGCGGCTCGGATTTTCATTAACAACAGGAATTTGTACAATAGGAGAGTTTTG ATGTGCGTGGAGGATAGCTGGGAAATACCCAAATTTAACATGAACAGCTTTAGTTAG
- a CDS encoding endonuclease/exonuclease/phosphatase domain containing protein (encoded by transcript PVX_095275A; Apicoplast targeted protein. Curated by Stuart Ralph, Walter and Eliza Hall Institute of Medical Research, Australia.) has translation MCAPEDSAPACDSAATNESKQKEETEAHSDISTSINKSPDMSIHAKKNGDVREEKSHGGQSGKPFTVEELEEIRKNCSYLKINETESDEYSIELYFHFKEFKLLRKKDETVKSLINRLILNMKKSDRKRKKRPSKKYSQSVEQPTGNDSTIDKEEGPPNDIRFLDKENNPVDENSLLINVADKLSYILINQHRVEVFNGLYDLKQIYVSMDVYSGHPIIPVNAPMKDLHSYVHYWTYAHDKKILSHDLFYKPRKEDTNKRLQLVIYNKNNPFFFYVTNEMEVLSNEFEEELKRKGERYLHFEKVLKTDDPSSDNVIRILTYNILAPIYTNTKYALEYMFKNIDPCYLKTNYRSHLLIHDISYDYDIICLQEVSEHLHSNLFSVYLHDEFYSSYKPKNSYGNDGCSLFVNKKKFALIEYKNYEFNQVVKLPELKDVYDAFIQSGNDLEEIIREIKTVFQVGIYTHRSSTNVFLVANTHFYFHSLASHIRALQSYSLLHILETLKRVYEQKCGKTVYVVLNGDFNTNFESEVFSFLEGKDIESDSNLWINSKLFKKEYDDLNKYPTLFDLAKNGPNKEQIVGPHLDRKKFLPLYSAYKKGDIAYTNWNNNFIDVLDYIFLSPGLKVRRVLKGIDKGIFDKYKGVLSPINPSDHISIAAEVEM, from the coding sequence ATGTGCGCCCCGGAGGACAGTGCGCCCGCGTGCGATTCCGCCGCAACAAACGAAAGTaagcaaaaggaagagacCGAGGCACACTCGGATATCTCTACGAGCATAAATAAATCTCCAGACATGTCGATCCACGCAAAAAAGAACGGCGATGTGCGCGAAGAAAAGAGCCACGGtgggcaaagcggcaaaccGTTCACCGTTGAGGAGCTGGAAGagataaggaaaaattgcagCTACCTCAAAATAAACGAAACGGAAAGTGACGAATATAGCATAGAGCTGTACTTCCATTTTAAGGAATTCAAATtgttaaggaaaaaagaCGAGACGGTAAAGTCCTTAATAAATAGgctaattttaaatatgaaaaagtCGGaccgaaaaaggaagaagcggccaAGTAAGAAGTACAGCCAAAGTGTGGAACAGCCCACGGGGAATGACTCCACAATAGATAAGGAGGAGGGCCCACCAAATGACATCCGCTTTTTGGACAAGGAAAACAACCCTGTGGATGAAAACTCGCTGCTGATTAATGTGGCGGACAAGCTAAGTTACATCCTCATTAATCAGCACAGGGTGGAAGTATTCAATGGGCTGTATGATCTGAAGCAAATTTACGTTTCCATGGATGTGTATAGCGGGCACCCCATCATCCCGGTGAATGCACCCATGAAAGACCTCCATTCGTATGTGCACTACTGGACGTATGCACATGATAAGAAGATCCTATCGCACGATTTGTTTTACAAGCCAAGGAAGGAAGACACAAACAAAAGACTTCAACtcgttatatataataagaataaccccttcttcttctacGTGACTAACGAAATGGAAGTGCTGTCGAACGAATTTGAGGAGGAgctaaaaaggaaaggagaaaGGTACCTCCATTTTGAGAAGGTGCTAAAGACAGATGACCCCAGCAGCGATAACGTAATACGCATTTTGACCTACAACATTCTTGCACCTATTTATACCAACACGAAGTACGCTCTGgaatatatgtttaaaaatatagaccCCTGCTATTTGAAAACGAATTACAGATCGCATTTACTAATTCATGACATCAGTTACGATTATGATATTATTTGCCTGCAAGAGGTGAGCGAACATCTGCATTCCAACCTCTTCTCTGTGTACCTACATGACGAATTTTACTCCTCTTACAAGCCAAAGAACAGCTATGGAAATGACGGATGTTCcttatttgttaataaaaaaaagtttgccCTAATTgagtataaaaattatgaatttaaCCAAGTGGTGAAACTTCCTGAGTTGAAGGACGTGTACGATGCATTTATCCAATCGGGAAATGACCTGGAGGAAATCATCAGAGAAATTAAAACCGTTTTTCAAGTTGGCATTTACACACATAGGAGTAGCACAAATGTATTTCTCGTGGCGaacacacatttttatttccacaGTTTGGCTAGCCATATTAGAGCACTACAGTCGTATAGCCTACTGCACATTTTGGAAACGCTCAAAAGGGTGTATGAACAGAAATGCGGGAAAACGGTGTATGTAGTGCTAAATGGAGACTTCAACACAAATTTCGAGTCAGaagttttttccttcctcgaAGGAAAGGACATTGAGTCAGATTCGAACCTCTGGATAAACTCCAAACTGTTTAAGAAGGAATATGACGATTTGAATAAATACCCAACACTATTTGActtggcaaaaaatgggcctAATAAGGAACAAATTGTTGGCCCCCATTTGGACAGGAAAAAATTCCTGCCATTATATTCCGCctataaaaagggggacattGCGTACACCAACTGGAATAATAACTTTATTGACGTTTTGGATTACATCTTTTTGTCACCGGGGCTTAAGGTCAGACGGGTACTGAAGGGTATCGACAAGGGAATCTTCGACAAATATAAGGGGGTGCTATCTCCCATAAACCCCAGTGATCACATTAGCATAGCTGCCGAGGTGGAAATGTGA
- a CDS encoding kinesin, putative (encoded by transcript PVX_095265A) has product MSGELSNVITKSHDGEGGKSLEEIYVNYKKLKQLNGVGAALAASEADEANEANEANEANKNNSANAAPAAPAANEDIARGGTIFFEAQSEAGESEREGNGAAPLHNDGEEQASLKKKKGSEGSGEGRSEERSEERSEKSREGSSEKSRKEGREVCRAEGANGETAARTPPPCVPNNDAAENKKINVLTISPEFSDVRRNFRFAHRNNLHVKRPPNDEPALGDSKRAFLKSSHNLTSVPLLTGFGAVGPVSPVGPVGPIGGVATAGPVGPVGAIRPARGFGGKKFSPNSQANSIISHNDRTLKIFCNAREDGAKSSNPAGGNRSRGRAQPGGGAHSSGSGARAAAAVPSEKRRPPKRKAAAGASGGSVMGAIGRSSFTGRSSSPGRSGSPCRSTSPGVVRREVKAKNGTMETKSRSRLSVTKSQASKNVMDHISEYPITSKNIYDSIYIPQINIKNILSVNSSGGGAASSTYNPTSCAGPSPYGSNGETNALKRADSSNLISTLNAYSNVKVAVRIKPISEGEENIVSIFNKNYVLIEKENQKECYLLSQKKKQATYVFDVVFDVNASQENVFLHTAKPLIPHVFKGVNGTVFAYGATGSGKTYTMLDDKNQNGIVQLSLLELFTIIKEKRYERVKVLMSFLEVYNETIRDLLGKEKNKPLEVQEDTAEVRVSNLCEVHVETYEQAMMLINEGVKNRKMSPTRENKVSSRSHAILQIYVHNEMVDSNMNPICYKAKLCFVDLAGSERASATSNKGERFKEGSYINQSLLALANCINSLASNKHIPKVRVKYRDSKLTHLLKNSLEGNCLVVMIANINPSRKSFQESNNTLKYAFRARNIKLCATVQTNDNKESDVERILKRNDLLQKEYDLLLQRYSKLKDCFSNLKVLFQLYKNVHHCYQRKENASGKVPILGLKQNISVYEQLIKIKSDEIKQKIDSLPAGDDPDDLLLLNVFDSVVGEDLDHFIRSGGGAPGNALSGDAPPRLKRSADVSTAVEEPNELLLRANCADQVHTRGGNLAGELPSSEIPMAGMKLPTSDAPPVAAVEEGATPADGAKQDEHVQRNHRGKRQQLQTFQDNLTDMQNSILMDTISKKMESSSHAPIIKTDVSQLFLQSGLNADPRLVLNEQAGKSILTELAPHGVIKYSQMLDSTNRGHPSDATKDYPHDASNGTGSLFNNPNAAEDNPPHCSDHFAEHHGDNFYDANGGDSAQVTPFTDPMEAKNTTDVITLGRAKREPQVGRLLTNNETGRSNKRKLPHVEENIKHEHHEENSSSVRKKKLKVRGK; this is encoded by the coding sequence atgagtgGGGAGCTCTCCAACGTAATTACGAAGAGTCACGATGGAGAGGGCGGGAAAAGCTTGGAGGAAATTTACGTCAACTACAAGAAGTTGAAGCAGCTGAACGGGGTGGGCGCGGCGTTAGCGGCGAGCGAGGCGGACGAGGCGAACGAGGCGAACGAAGCGAACGAAGCAAACAAGAATAACAGTGCTAACGCCGCTCCCGCAGCTCCTGCTGCTAACGAGGACATCGCCAGGGGGGGCACGATCTTCTTCGAAGCGCAGAGCGAGGCGGGCGAAAGCGAGAGGGAAGGAAACGGGGCCGCCCCGCTGCACAACGATGGGGAGGAGCAAGccagtttaaaaaaaaaaaaaggcagcgaggggagcggcgaaggaagaagcgaagaaagaagcgaagaaagaagcgaaaagaGCCGCGAAGGAAGTAGCGAAAAGAGCCGCAAAGAAGGCCGCGAAGTATGCCGCGCAGAAGGGGCGAATGGCGAAACTGCCGCGCGGACCCCCCCTCCCTGTGTGCCCAACAATGACGCagcggaaaataaaaaaataaatgtgctAACCATTTCGCCCGAGTTTAGCGACGTGCGAAGGAACTTCAGATTTGCACACAGGAACAATTTGCACGTGAAGCGGCCCCCAAACGATGAGCCCGCGCTCGGCGATAGCAAGAGGGCCTTCCTGAAAAGCAGCCACAACCTGACCAGCGTCCCGCTGCTCACCGGGTTTGGCGCGGTTGGCCCGGTTAGCCCTGTTGGCCCGGTTGGCCCTATTGGCGGTGTTGCCACTGCTGGCCCTGTTGGCCCTGTTGGCGCCATTCGGCCCGCTCGCGGCTTTGGCGGCAAGAAGTTCAGCCCCAACAGCCAGGCGAACAGCATAATCAGCCATAATGACCGCACGCTGAAAATATTCTGCAACGCGAGGGAAGACGGCGCCAAGAGTAGCAACCCCGCGGGCGGAAATCGAAGCCGCGGCCGAGCGCAGCCGGGCGGCGGCGCCCACTCGAGCGGGAGCGGCGCGCGCGCGGCAGCGGCCGTCCCCAGTGAGAAGAGGCGGCCCCCCAAGCGGAAGGCCGCGGCGGGAGCGAGTGGAGGCAGCGTGATGGGCGCAATCGGCAGAAGCAGCTTCACCGGCAGAAGTAGCTCCCCCGGCAGAAGTGGCTCCCCCTGCAGGAGTACCTCCCCCGGCGTGGTCAGGCGCGAAGTGAAGGCGAAAAACGGGACCATGGAAACCAAAAGCAGAAGCAGGCTGTCCGTGACGAAGAGCCAAGCCAGCAAAAACGTGATGGACCACATCAGCGAGTACCCCATAACGtccaaaaatatttacgaCAGCATATACATCCCGCAGATTAACATAAAGAACATCCTCAGCGTGAATTCTAGTGGAGGGGGGGCAGCTTCCAGCACGTATAACCCCACCTCCTGCGCAGGCCCCTCCCCCTACGGCAGCAACGGAGAGACTAATGCGTTGAAACGGGCAGACAGTTCCAACCTCATAAGCACCCTAAACGCATACTCAAATGTAAAAGTCGCCGTGAGGATTAAACCCATttcagaaggggaagaaaatatCGTCTCTATTTTCAACAAAAACTACGTCCTCATAGAAAAGGAGAATCAAAAAGAATGCTACCTACtctcccaaaaaaaaaaacaagcaacTTACGTGTTCGATGTAGTATTCGACGTTAATGCTAGTCAAGAAAATGTCTTTCTGCACACCGCCAAGCCGTTAATCCCTCACGTCTTCAAGGGAGTTAATGGGACTGTCTTTGCTTATGGGGCCACAGGCTCAGGAAAAACATACACCATGCTGGATGATAAGAACCAGAATGGAATCGTGCAGCTGTCCCTCCTGGAGTTATTCACCATCATTAAGGAGAAGAGATATGAGAGGGTAAAAGTCCTGATGAGCTTCCTAGAGGTGTATAACGAAACCATTAGGGACCTCCttgggaaggagaagaacaaaCCGTTGGAGGTGCAAGAAGATACAGCCGAAGTGCGCGTAAGCAACCTATGCGAAGTGCACGTAGAAACATACGAACAAGCGATGATGCTAATCAATGAGGGAGtgaaaaataggaaaatgtCTCCTACTAGGGAAAACAAAGTATCCAGTCGATCCCATGCCATTCTACAGATTTATGTGCATAACGAAATGGTGGACAGTAATATGAACCCAATATGTTATAAGGCCAAATTATGCTTCGTCGATTTAGCTGGTTCGGAGAGAGCTAGTGCCACGTCCAATAAAGGCGAAAGGTTTAAGGAAGGCTCCTACATTAACCAGTCCCTCCTCGCGCTAGCCAATTGTATTAACTCCCTAGCGTCTAATAAACACATCCCAAAGGTGAGAGTCAAATATAGGGACAGCAAATTAACCCACCTGTTGAAGAATTCCCTTGAAGGAAATTGCCTTGTCGTCATGATCGCCAATATTAACCCGTCAAGGAAGTCCTTCCAAGAATCGAATAACACTCTTAAGTATGCCTTCCGAGCGAGGAACATCAAACTGTGTGCGACCGTCCAAACGAACGATAATAAAGAAAGCGACGTGGAGAGAATACTAAAAAGGAATGACCTCCTTCAGAAGGAATACGACTTGCTTCTTCAACGGTACAGCAAGCTGAAGGACTGCTTCTCTAATTTGAAGGTCCTCTTTCAGCTCTACAAGAACGTCCACCATTGCTACCAGAGGAAGGAAAACGCTTCCGGGAAAGTGCCCATCCTCGGACTGAAACAGAACATTTCCGTGTATGAGCAgcttattaaaattaagtCAGACGAAATTAAACAGAAAATTGATTCCCTCCCCGCGGGGGATGACCCGGATGATTTGCTGCTGCTGAACGTTTTCGACTCCGTTGTGGGGGAGGATCTGGACCATTTTATTCGCTCCGGGGGGGGCGCACCAGGAAATGCCCTCTCGGGGGATGCACCCCCCCGGTTGAAGCGCTCTGCAGACGTGAGTACAGCAGTGGAGGAGCCGAATGAGCTTCTCCTAAGAGCGAATTGCGCTGATCAAGTGCACACACGAGGGGGCAACCTGGCGGGGGAGTTGCCCTCGTCAGAGATACCCATGGCAGGGATGAAGCTTCCAACTTCGGATGCACCCCCTGTGGCGGCCGTGGAAGAGGGCGCCACCCCCGCTGACGGGGCGAAGCAAGACGAACATGTACAGAGGAATCACCGGGGCAAACGGCAACAACTGCAGACCTTCCAAGACAACCTCACCGACATGCAAAACAGCATCTTGATGGACACGatcagcaaaaaaatggagagctcCTCCCACGCCCCGATTATAAAAACCGACGTGTCGCAGTTATTCCTGCAGAGCGGCCTCAACGCAGACCCCCGCCTCGTCCTAAATGAGCAGGCGGGCAAAAGCATCCTCACCGAGCTGGCACCCCACGGGGTTATAAAGTACAGCCAAATGTTAGATAGCACTAATAGGGGGCACCCTAGCGACGCCACAAAGGATTATCCCCATGACGCTTCAAACGGGACAGGGAGCCTCTTTAACAACCCTAATGCGGCGGAAGATAATCCACCCCACTGCTCCGACCATTTTGCAGAGCATCATGGAGACAACTTTTACGACGCCAACGGGGGGGACTCTGCCCAGGTGACTCCCTTTACTGATCCGATGGAGGCAAAAAACACCACCGATGTAATCACCTTGGGGAGAGCGAAGCGTGAGCCTCAGGTAGGCAGGCTGCTGACCAACAATGAGACGGGTAGGAGCAACAAGAGGAAACTCCCACACGtggaggaaaatataaagcaCGAACATCACGAAGAGAATTCTTCATCCGTcagaaagaaaaagttaaaagtgAGAGGAAAGTGA